CAGGTGATGCATCTTGAGGAGAATGCAGCCGCCGCTCCCGACAAACACAGGAGCCGGTACGAATTCCTGGATAGCCTGAGCTCAATGCCCTAACATTGCGGCTCAAGGATATGGTACACTGATAATGCGATCACGCGCATATTCAGTGGAAGTCCTTTCCATCTGGAATTTTTTATCGAGTCAGGTCCACTCATCGCTGCACGCCGTATCTTCGATGTGGATGGTGCAGTTGGATTCTTGTATCGATTGATATCGGGCAGGTAGATAGCGTCCTACGGGTCACTTCGATGGTGCTTCGCCATTTTAGTGTCATCTCCTACACTGTCAGAACCGCAGATGAACGCTGATTGACTGATTCCGCAGATAAAGAGTTTCTTCCAATCAGCGACATCAGTTTGATCAGTGTAATCCGCGGTAGTAATCAGCGTAATCAGTGGTCAGGGTTCAGTTATTCTTCCTATCTTGACTTTTTATTACCCTTCTATATTCCAAACTCTTACCGCCAAAGTTTAACAGAAGCCCAACCTCCAGTCTATATGCTTCCAGGTAATTGATTGCCTGGGCAAGATGCACGTCTTCCAATTTCGTCACTGCCTTGAGCTCGACCATCACTTTACTTTCAACTAAGAAATCAACGCGACGCGTCCCTATCTCTTGTTCTCCGTAGTAAATTGGTATTTCAAATTCCCGCCGGAATTCAAGTCCCCGCTTTCCCATTTCAATAGCCAATGCCCTCTGATAAATTACTTCTTGGAACCCGTTGCCCAACGTTGAATGCACCTTCATTGCAGCGCCGATGATCTTGCCCGTTAAATCGGAATATTTATATCCCTCGTTGTCCATTGGTCATTCTCTATACCGTCAAGACCGCAGATGCACGCAGATTAAGGAAGTCCGTAGCTAATGATTTCTATCCAATCAGCGACATCTGAGTAATCTGTGTAATCTGCGGTAGTATTCAGTGTAATCCGCAGTTTAGACATTCTTTTTACTCTTCCATGTCACCTTCTACATCGTCAAAACCGCAGATGCACGCAGATTAAGGAAGTCCGCCGCTAATGATTTCTATCCAATCAGCGACATCTGAGATATCTGTGTAATCCGCGGTTCAGACATTCTTTCATCCCCCCTTAGTATTGACGCCTCGTTCTTACCTTCGCCCGGTATTGCTGAATTGTGCTGTCAAATCCCAGCATCGTCGCGGAGATCGAGACCGGCGTGCTCCCGGAACGTCTGATGCCATGCAGTCACACTGAAGTCATGGCTTTCCCCCTCCGATGTTTTCTATTTTATATTTCGGCAGGTTCACATCTCCGAGAGTTTTCCAAAAATCGCGAACAACTTTGTCCTGCGAAATCCTCAGGTGCACGCACTTACTTTTGAGAATATCTGAAATCGGAACGGCCAACTTGCTGCCATCGCCCGGTAAACAGATCCACAACTCCTGCGTGTTTTGTGGCACAGGAGCAACAAGGGTATCGCCGTTCTGCTGATACTGCAATGTGGTCTTTGAATCCGTGTACAGCCATATCGAGTTAAGCTTATACGGACTTGCATTCTCGCTTATTATAATCCTGATCGTGTCCGCCGGCGTCTCGGGGCGTGCTTCGGCGACCGAGGCAAAGGGAACATTCAGGAACGAAGTTGCAGCAGATGAGTTGAAGTTGGCTACATTTGCAGTCAGAGTCCCCAGGATTGCAGGTGCTCCCGCACCAAGCACTAAAGCTTTGTGAAGACTCGGCTCATTATAAATTGCAACAATGGCTGCTCCTAGTACGGCGAGGACTGCCATTCCGATAATAGCTCCCCCTGAGGGAAACACATTATTAAAAAACCCCGGGATGAATGCAATCAGCTTCGGCGCTATTCCCCCAAGCGCACCCACAAGCGCCGCTTGAACGGAAGGCTTTTTGAATATGTCACCTAACGACATTTGATCATTCTCCTTTCTTTGGCTCGCCTGATGGCAAGAGGATTGTTATTGCGCTCATGGATGGATTCCATATTTCAAAAATCCCGTCCGTGACGTTGAAAGAAGTGTAGGTTGCATGATGCGATATATGTCGACAGAAGAAGTAACTCTGTTCACTGGATCATCTTATACTCATTCCGGAGTTCAGGAATGCGCTTCCGTCTTCTTCATGAATTGTATGATTTGATAAATCGCGTGACAATATCATCATAAAACTGGAGACTTGTCCAATACCCGCAGTGCGCCGCTCCCCACGGTTGCGGAAGGGCGAGCTCAACGTTATCGCCCGACTTGATATCGTAAAAATCCAAATGACCGCTTACCGGATCCTTCCGGGCGTAATAATTCACCCATGGAATGAAATCGAGATTGCGCGCGAGCGGGTCTCGCACGATGTGATCTTCCTTTTGGAAGTCGAGGGGTTTTGACTTGAATGAATGCAGATGAGCGAGGATTTGCCTGCGAATATATTGGTCTGATCGCGTGTGCTCGCGGAAAAAGAATGCGACCTTATCTAAAGGCGAGCCGAAAGTTATCAATCCTGAAAGCTTCTTTATCGGGATTGAATTCTTGCCGTTCAGGTTCGTCTCAATGTTGATCCGGTTGAGCGTGTCGTAAGCGATTACACTCCCAAGCGAATGCCCGGCAATGATTACGCGATCGTAGCGTTTATCATTCAGAATTTCCTCCACAAGTGCCTGGCACTCTTTCAGGATTTCCTGTCTTATCCTGTAGTACTTCGACTTTTCATCCGTCGTAGTGTAGATCGCGACATCTCCGATATAGCCCGTAATAATCCAGCCGAATCTATCGAGAAGCGCGTGGAGCCACCTATCAAGCGGCTTGTGAGAGAATGGCGAGGCGATGAGCCATGCGAGTTTCAGAAAAGGGAGCACTATGGCGGCGGCGCGAAGGAGCCGTAGGACGTACAGAAGAGGAAATTTTTTCGTTCCCCGCCTTTCTTCGTACTTCTTCTGCAGTTCAACATCACTCTGATAGAATTTCTTTGTGGCTTCCAGGGTTTGCTGAACCCAGCTAAGCACCTCCGGGATGGAAATCTGCTCTTCCGTCAAGTAAGCCCAATAGTACTCGTGAATGTCTATCGGCGGTCCGTTTTCGTGATCGATCTGAACGAAGCTCTCCTGCCATTCAATTCCATTTCCGTCTTTACGTGTAATAATTTCGTGCGAGAGCTCCACATTATGCAGACACTTCACAAAAGTTGTCGCAAATGCGTCAAGCGTTTCGTACGGGACCTGTTCGCCAATGCCATGGATGACAATGACAGCTGTGCGAGCTGGATTGTCGAAAGAAGATCTATTCTTCATTTAGAGTCCTCACGCAAGAGAGCGTCTTTAATGAGGGGAATAATTCAACTGGATAACAAACGTCGCAAAACCGCGTGTCTTACCCGCATTGTTGCTGAAACTTATGTCTACGCCCGGTCCGAACCCAATTCCAAACTGGAATTCAGACAACGGCCTGAACATGCCGAGCGGCACTACCGCCAACGCGAGCCTTTGTTTGGAGAGAAGCGATGTTATGTCGGCAAGATAAATTCCATAACCTACCGACCAGCTCGTTCGTTGAAATGGGTTATCATCCCGCCTGAAATCGTACACCACATTAAATCCGAGTGCGAATGGAGAAGCCCGGAGTGTATCCTCAATGACGAATGAAACCTGCTGGAACGGGATTGATGCTTCGTATCTGACTTTGTAAGACTTTCCCCTGAACCTTATCTTGACGTCGTAAAGCGGGCCCTCTCCGGTGACAACAGGCGAGTATTCTCTGAAGTCATGGTTCACGATGATCTCCATGGTGTACCATTCTCCGATGTCAACGCCTCCCATATCGAGTTGCTGTTCGCCAAGTTGAGCGGGCGCGACATCTTGGTGAATGACTGGAGACTCCCACACGATTCTTCCGCTATCGTTCATTACCTTGACATCGATATTCAAATGTTGCGTGCCTGAATGAAGGTCCGAGCTGTTGAAAGCGAGGCGCGGAATCCCCTGGCCCCGTTCAGCTGAATAATTAACCTCCGCGTATTTCAATCCGTTGGCGCTGTCGAGAGGAATCGTTTCCCCTCCCGGCATATGAAGAACGATGAACCCCTTACTTCTAAACGGGCTCGCGGGAGAACTGAACGTCTTTACATAGACACTCTTTACCGGAATTGGAGGAGTCCTGTCTCCATTATTCACGCGGAGGTCATACAGCCTCCTTGGGGAAATACCAACTGGAATCATTACGTCGACTGACACATCGAATACTCCGTCAGCGAATGATTCGATAGTACCCCTACTATTCTTCTCAAATCCTTCAAAGTTCAGGGAGTCCAAGAATTTCCTGCATTCATCCTGGGTGGAAAGCCCGTGGATATTCATTTTCACCTTATATCCTTGGTCCCAACCTGTGGCGTACAGAGTGTCTTGACCAAAAAGTGATGCGAGGCTGTCAACCGAATTGATCCACTCAACATTACCGATGGAAGGGACACTGCGCACCTCCAGTGTTCCACTGACCCCCACCTCTTCGTCGTCCTGATCAAACAGTGACCAACTTCCGTATCCATCCGCACCGACAATCACTTTATCGAATTCCAAATCCGGAACGGATGGGTTGTAAGTGACATTCCAAATCGTGTCCTTGCCCGACTTCGCTACCAGTGAATAGGTTTGACCCGGAGATAAGATATCGATTGGGGATGTGAGAGACCATCGGTGGAGCTCGTCTCCTCCGTAACAACTGATTGGCTTCAGATAGATTTGATTCGGCATTTGCTGCACATAGAAAAAGGAAGTAAAAGCTCCCTGCTGGAGCACGTCACCGTTGCGCGTTCGAACAGATATGTTGGCACCGGTCTGCGAGAGCTGCCTTGCCTCGTCGAAATAGATTTGAAGTGTAACAACCTTTTTACTCGCGTCGACAGACTTTATTCTGATCCCGCTGGTTTGAATCTCGCTCCCATCACCTTTGGTGAATATGAACCTGTCTATGTTCTGCGGGTTGGAGGCAATAATGGACATGTCCGTGTCGTTCGATATCTTATACCTCTTTGCCTGCGCTGGCTTTCTCAACATGGGGTTATTCGTTGTTTTCATCACGAAGGACACAGAAGAACTTCGGCCGTCGAAATTGCTTATGGTCATGTTCTTGCTTCCTGCCAGAGTCGACACGCCGGTAGCAATGAGAAGATCGAGTTCTCTGGTGGAAGCCGAGAGAATCTTCACCGTCCGCATGCTTGGATCGTCAAGTTTCGGCAAGGGCGCCTTGTTGTTCGTATCAATCGGCGAAATTGGGAAGAATCCCTTCCCCGCAATTCTCATCTCGAATGTTGACTCGGTCGAGTTGTCAAAAGAGAATGGGATATCAAAGTTGCCCTGATCAGTCACTTCCTGTGTCGTCACAATCTGAGGTACGGGTGATGTGCAGCCAAATGAGAGTGTGCCAGATAACGGTGATATCTGGTTTGAGAGAAGGCTGTCTTTTCTCACCATCAAGAAGTCCAGTTCGCCCCAGAGGGTATCTGGGATGGGCTGCGTCCTGACAGTTACCGTTGAAGAATCCAGAACGCTTATAGATACTCCGAGGTTGATGAGAAACTTATTATGCCTTACGGTGAGACTGTCCTTGGCACTATCATAGGGATTCATGATTCGCAAGTTAAAGCATCCCTGCTCGCCCAAGACGAGGTTTTGGCTTTGTACGACGTCGGAGGCGAGAATGCAGACAATAAAGAGTACAAATCTTTTCATGTTCTTTCCTTTCTTCGCGGCTGTTCGTCATTTGGTTCCCCGAACGATGGTCAAGGAAATTAGTGCCATCTGACTCTTGCGTTGGGCTCGTGGACGTTGAATCATACAAGCTGCATCCTCTTGAAAGAGTCACGAATGCGCTGTCATCTTTTTCTAAAGTACGTGCTGGCTTACAACTCTCTTACTTTCCCTTTCGCACTCCGAGACGTCGGATGACCCAGTTTTTCAAGAACGCTGCGGTCATGTAGTCCGGGATCCCATCACACAAGGAATTACTTCTGGACATCCCGCTCTACACGATTGTCGAACAGTGCATGGCCCTCTCCGGATTGGCCAAGGAGGTGCTGCGGTAAAACCGGCACGGGCCGTTTGTTAGATTTGTGGAACTATCCCTTTTGGGGACGCTCTTGATTGTTCTGCCGCCCTACCGGGCGACAGGAGGCATCACTTGTTTATCTGTCTTCTTTTCTTCCCAGCGTTAAAATATCGCAGGCCCCGAGATTAGGTGCAGTTGGATAGAAGTGTGATCTCTCGGGGCCTGCTCCATGTGCCATGATGTCTATGACATCTTCCGCCATGTGAATTCTTGTGCAATAGGTGTGCCATTCAATAATCGACAAAATTAAATCGCATTCGCAATCTCACCCAAAATAGGTGGGCGGTTTACTTCCCACATTTTGAGAACCAAACCGCCCACTTGGGTAGCAATGCGATGAGATGGATTTGAGAATCAGGATTCGTTGGGGCTCGATTTATCGAGGCTGTACGAAAGAAAAACTGGAGGTGTCTATTCCGTTGGGGTATTGGGAAGGATTGATAGTGTCTATCTTGTTGGGGCGGCGCCTGAGTCGCCCCAACAGTCGTCTCTCACCTGGTTCTATCACTCCACTGTGGAACCCCTGCGCGGTTGCGTTCCACAGTAGAGCGACGGAACGAGGTCAATTATTTCATCATCACAAGCTTCTTGACGGATGTGAACTTCTGTCCGTCATTACCTACTGCACTTATCCTGTAGTAATACACTCCGCTCGAGAACCTGCCCATGCTGATACTCTCATTGTAACGTCCGGCGTTCATCGTGCCATATTCCTGTTCCATTACTCTCTGTCCAAGGACGTTATATATCTCCAGTGTCACGGTCGATGCTTCTTTCAAATCGAATCTTATCGTAGTCGCAGGGTTGAATGGATTCGGATAATTCTGGTAGAGTGCATAACTCTGTGGGACGTCCACAATCGCGGTGAGCGTGTTAAGATCTTTCACCGCACCACTCGTTGAAACACTCTGTATCCTGTAGCTATATGTGGACCCGGAAGTCACTTTGTCGTCCGTGAAGGAGTAAACCCTGCCTGATGTCGACGTGCCTAATCCTTTCAGGTTCTCGGTGTTCGAATAACTCGCGATCATTTTAAAAGAACTCATGCCGGGGTCTTCGCGAAGGATGTTGAAGCCTGCGTTCTTGATTTCCGATTGTGTTTTCCAGGACAGAGTGACCGAGC
This DNA window, taken from Candidatus Kryptoniota bacterium, encodes the following:
- a CDS encoding GxxExxY protein — protein: MDNEGYKYSDLTGKIIGAAMKVHSTLGNGFQEVIYQRALAIEMGKRGLEFRREFEIPIYYGEQEIGTRRVDFLVESKVMVELKAVTKLEDVHLAQAINYLEAYRLEVGLLLNFGGKSLEYRRVIKSQDRKNN